Proteins encoded in a region of the Psychromicrobium lacuslunae genome:
- a CDS encoding ATP-dependent Clp protease proteolytic subunit, whose protein sequence is MTTQTVPINAALDEQLALRLLHQRIIVLGSEVDDEVAHRVVSQLLLLSAEDPQADISLYINSPGGSVTAGMAIYDTMQIIPNQVSTLAMGLAASMGQILLCAGAAGKRYALPHTRILMHQGSAGVQGTTADVEIQERNLRQIEDMVNGLLAHHIGKEVAQIESDSDRDHWFSAAQAREYGMVDQVLESIDLAPSMKARKVGI, encoded by the coding sequence ATGACAACTCAGACGGTGCCGATCAACGCGGCCTTGGACGAACAATTAGCGCTCCGGTTACTGCATCAGCGAATCATCGTGCTGGGCAGTGAAGTGGATGACGAGGTGGCCCACCGAGTCGTCTCGCAATTGCTGCTACTCTCGGCCGAAGACCCGCAAGCCGATATTAGCTTGTATATCAACTCTCCTGGCGGCTCGGTGACCGCTGGGATGGCGATCTACGACACCATGCAAATTATCCCCAATCAGGTGAGCACGCTGGCAATGGGCTTGGCTGCCAGTATGGGGCAGATCCTGCTTTGCGCCGGTGCAGCGGGGAAACGGTATGCGCTGCCACATACCAGGATTCTGATGCATCAGGGTTCGGCCGGGGTGCAGGGAACCACCGCTGACGTGGAGATTCAGGAGCGCAACTTGCGTCAGATTGAAGACATGGTCAATGGGCTGCTTGCTCATCACATTGGCAAAGAGGTCGCGCAGATTGAGTCCGATAGTGACCGGGACCATTGGTTCTCGGCCGCGCAAGCCAGAGAATACGGGATGGTGGACCAGGTGCTGGAAAGTATCGACCTGGCTCCCTCCATGAAGGCCCGAAAGGTAGGCATCTAA
- a CDS encoding AAA family ATPase, giving the protein MSEQPYPAANQHWPTAPNQPGFAPAAPVPPAAQTATAPAHDDSARAALLAVRTEVAKAVVGQDSTVTGILIALLARGHVLLEGVPGVAKTLLVRALSTALSLDTKRVQFTPDLMPGDVTGSLIYDAHSSEFTFREGPVFTNILLADEINRTPPKTQASLLEAMEERQVSADGVTRPLPVPFIVAATQNPVEYEGTYPLPEAQLDRFLLKLSMPLPNRDEEIEVVRRHSLGFDPRDLAAAGVRPVAGIAELDLARQAISAVEISAEVLSYIVDIVRATRSAPSFQLGVSPRGATALLNTSRVWAWLSGRSFVTPDDVKALSLPALRHRVGLRPEAQMDGVQVDDVLASILATVPVPR; this is encoded by the coding sequence ATGAGTGAACAGCCCTATCCTGCTGCCAATCAACACTGGCCAACTGCCCCAAACCAGCCTGGCTTTGCACCAGCGGCACCAGTTCCTCCGGCGGCCCAAACAGCAACCGCGCCGGCCCATGATGACTCGGCCAGGGCGGCTTTACTCGCGGTTCGCACCGAGGTGGCTAAGGCCGTGGTCGGTCAGGATTCCACCGTGACCGGAATCCTGATCGCGCTACTGGCTCGTGGTCATGTGCTGCTTGAGGGCGTACCCGGCGTCGCTAAGACCCTTTTAGTCAGGGCGCTGTCGACCGCGCTGAGCTTGGACACCAAGCGTGTCCAGTTCACCCCGGATCTGATGCCCGGCGATGTCACCGGCTCACTAATCTACGATGCGCACAGTTCGGAATTCACCTTCCGCGAAGGTCCAGTCTTCACCAATATTTTGCTGGCCGATGAAATCAACCGAACCCCACCGAAGACTCAGGCTTCGCTGCTGGAGGCGATGGAAGAGCGTCAAGTTTCCGCCGACGGGGTCACTCGCCCGCTGCCGGTGCCCTTTATTGTCGCGGCAACCCAGAATCCGGTGGAGTACGAAGGAACCTATCCGTTGCCCGAGGCTCAACTCGATCGTTTTCTGCTCAAGCTCAGCATGCCCTTACCCAACCGAGATGAGGAAATTGAGGTGGTGCGACGCCACAGTCTGGGCTTCGATCCTCGGGATCTGGCAGCGGCTGGCGTCCGACCAGTAGCTGGAATCGCTGAGTTGGACCTGGCCAGGCAAGCTATCTCGGCGGTGGAAATCTCCGCTGAGGTGCTCTCCTACATCGTCGATATCGTTCGAGCCACCCGCTCTGCACCCTCCTTCCAGCTCGGAGTCTCGCCTCGTGGCGCCACTGCCTTATTGAACACTTCGCGGGTTTGGGCCTGGCTATCCGGCCGTAGCTTCGTCACCCCGGATGACGTCAAAGCGCTCAGCCTACCCGCGCTGCGTCACCGGGTGGGGCTACGACCGGAAGCGCAGATGGACGGCGTTCAAGTCGATGATGTGCTGGCCAGCATTCTGGCTACCGTTCCGGTCCCCCGCTAG
- a CDS encoding helix-turn-helix domain-containing protein: MSEPLLREVHGLLLRRARLRQGKKLEEVAAAAGISMQYLSEIERGRKEPSSEILAAVCRGLGSNVSMLTKAAHRQYLQYLQLRIIDGENTGESTELHGLQSASQQTQITTLLLAA; this comes from the coding sequence ATGTCTGAACCGCTATTACGCGAAGTCCACGGACTGTTATTGCGCCGTGCTCGGCTACGTCAGGGCAAGAAACTCGAGGAAGTCGCTGCGGCTGCTGGTATTTCAATGCAGTACCTTTCGGAGATAGAGCGTGGCCGTAAGGAACCGTCATCGGAAATTCTCGCCGCGGTCTGTCGGGGCCTGGGCAGCAATGTCTCGATGCTCACCAAAGCAGCTCACCGGCAATACCTTCAATACCTTCAATTACGCATCATTGACGGTGAGAACACAGGCGAGAGCACCGAGCTGCACGGTTTGCAAAGCGCCTCTCAGCAAACTCAGATCACCACCTTATTGCTGGCAGCCTGA
- a CDS encoding DUF58 domain-containing protein — translation MVITGRLVLLALLGLIPIVLFPQPVTILCWVALLIVVFLLDFLLAASPRGLRFARQLPESVRLDESCLSTLVIANNGKRRLRALVRDGWQPSAGAANPRQKLDLPAQQRRRLTVSLRPRRRGDLSSQQVTVRSFGPLGVAARQLTVTVPGRLRVLPPFRSKRHLPSKLRRLRELDGRAAVQIRGAGTEFDSLRDYVRGDDVRSIDWRATARRQAVVVRTWRPERDRRVVIVMDTSRTSAARIDDEPRLDTEIEAALLLSVLADRGGDRVDFLAFDRRARARVASSHKGNLLSALVQAMAPLDSELIEMDWTQIPAQVRAISAHRSLVVLLTSLDSGAAEEGLIPMVNQLSQNHLVVVASVLDPVLGELRVQRSSSTEVYRAAAAERAILDRAAVTAQLRQAGAEVVDANPAELPPKLADMYIRLKAAGRL, via the coding sequence ATGGTCATTACCGGGCGATTGGTGCTGCTGGCTCTTCTTGGCCTGATCCCCATCGTGCTTTTCCCGCAGCCGGTCACCATACTCTGCTGGGTCGCGCTACTGATAGTGGTTTTTCTGCTGGACTTCTTGCTGGCCGCCTCGCCACGAGGGCTGCGCTTCGCCCGTCAATTACCGGAGTCGGTGCGACTTGATGAAAGTTGCCTAAGCACCTTGGTGATCGCCAATAATGGTAAGCGACGCCTGCGAGCGCTGGTTCGTGACGGTTGGCAGCCCTCGGCGGGGGCGGCTAATCCACGGCAGAAGCTTGACCTTCCGGCACAGCAGCGACGCCGGCTCACTGTTTCGCTGCGGCCCCGTCGTCGCGGAGATCTCTCCAGCCAGCAGGTCACTGTCCGTTCCTTCGGCCCGCTCGGGGTCGCTGCCCGGCAACTCACCGTAACCGTACCGGGCAGGCTGCGAGTCTTGCCGCCGTTTCGCTCGAAACGACATCTGCCCTCGAAGTTACGTCGACTTCGCGAACTGGATGGCCGAGCGGCAGTTCAGATCCGTGGCGCCGGTACCGAATTTGACTCACTGCGGGACTACGTCAGGGGTGATGATGTGCGCTCCATTGACTGGCGGGCTACCGCACGGCGGCAGGCGGTGGTGGTCAGGACCTGGCGCCCCGAGCGGGACCGCCGGGTCGTCATCGTGATGGACACCTCACGCACCTCAGCCGCCCGGATCGATGACGAACCCAGGCTTGATACCGAAATTGAGGCCGCGCTACTGCTGTCCGTGTTGGCAGATCGTGGCGGCGATCGGGTCGACTTCTTAGCCTTCGATCGGCGCGCCCGAGCCCGGGTGGCCTCGAGCCATAAAGGTAACTTACTCTCCGCCCTAGTGCAGGCAATGGCACCGCTGGACTCCGAGTTGATCGAGATGGACTGGACTCAAATTCCAGCCCAAGTGAGGGCGATTTCGGCTCATCGCTCACTCGTGGTGTTGCTCACCTCGCTCGACTCCGGAGCCGCCGAAGAAGGCTTGATCCCGATGGTCAATCAGCTGAGTCAAAACCATCTGGTGGTCGTTGCCTCAGTCTTGGATCCCGTGCTCGGGGAGCTACGCGTGCAGCGCAGCAGCAGCACCGAGGTGTATCGGGCGGCTGCGGCAGAACGGGCCATCCTGGATCGTGCCGCGGTCACCGCTCAGCTCAGACAGGCCGGTGCCGAGGTCGTCGATGCCAACCCTGCCGAGCTGCCACCAAAGCTTGCCGATATGTACATTCGACTCAAAGCGGCGGGCCGGCTATAA
- a CDS encoding DUF3472 domain-containing protein, protein MKTNFRLAVIGAAAVLSLFLPIGAAHAAGDPGAISASGPQHFITKSYSIPAANQDFSYTVKVNTALATDNIYYAQYNYAEADDGGYYSGIQPHPDGTVNVRFSFFGAGATPIGSNCDSGADGDSGVTCALDGLAYRVGTKYTITSHRQSDANGVTYTGTITNLSTGVKTTIGAWRLPANYGGFSDQMTAFIERFWGISSCADIPAVSVDYSNITVGGTAVSISPVNKVAGFVPGSNGIYRCNDVSDYQLTSNGAGNYSVRSQISS, encoded by the coding sequence ATGAAGACAAATTTTAGGCTTGCGGTCATTGGTGCCGCCGCCGTCTTATCATTGTTTCTGCCAATCGGTGCCGCTCATGCCGCGGGCGATCCGGGTGCTATCAGCGCCAGCGGACCACAGCACTTCATTACCAAGAGCTACTCGATTCCAGCGGCTAATCAGGACTTCAGTTACACCGTCAAGGTGAATACCGCCTTAGCGACCGACAATATTTACTACGCGCAATACAACTACGCGGAAGCCGATGACGGCGGATACTATTCTGGAATTCAACCGCATCCAGACGGAACGGTGAATGTGCGTTTCTCATTCTTTGGTGCGGGGGCTACTCCGATTGGCTCAAATTGTGACTCCGGCGCCGATGGTGATTCCGGCGTGACCTGCGCCCTCGATGGCTTGGCCTATCGGGTCGGCACTAAATACACGATTACCTCTCATCGGCAGTCCGACGCTAACGGGGTGACCTACACGGGCACTATTACTAATCTGTCGACCGGAGTGAAGACGACTATTGGCGCTTGGCGGTTACCGGCAAATTACGGTGGATTCAGCGATCAGATGACTGCCTTCATCGAAAGGTTTTGGGGCATCTCCAGCTGTGCTGATATTCCCGCGGTATCGGTCGACTACAGCAATATCACGGTGGGCGGCACCGCCGTTTCAATCAGTCCGGTGAACAAAGTCGCTGGTTTTGTGCCGGGAAGCAATGGCATCTACCGATGCAACGACGTCTCTGATTATCAGCTCACCAGCAATGGAGCTGGAAACTATTCAGTTCGCTCTCAGATAAGTTCCTAA
- a CDS encoding ClpP family protease — MAQYTIPTVIERSPLGERSFDVFSRLVRDRIIFVGTEIDDDVVNVIMAQLLYLESDNPDEDINLYINSPGGSHTSLMAIYDTMSYVRPDVATTCMGQAASAAAVLLAAGAAGKRAVLAHSRVLLHQPSGQGRGTITDLSLQAKELSRVRAQVEQVLSRHTRQSVETLRADTARDKIFTAEEAINYGLADAIVSSRKLRN, encoded by the coding sequence ATGGCCCAATACACCATCCCTACCGTGATCGAACGCAGCCCGCTAGGTGAGCGTAGCTTCGATGTGTTCTCCCGCTTAGTAAGGGATCGAATCATCTTCGTTGGCACCGAAATTGACGATGATGTGGTGAACGTGATCATGGCACAGCTGCTCTACCTGGAGTCAGATAACCCGGACGAAGATATCAACCTTTACATCAACTCTCCGGGTGGTTCGCACACCTCGCTGATGGCCATCTACGACACCATGAGCTATGTGCGGCCGGATGTTGCCACTACCTGCATGGGCCAGGCGGCCTCTGCCGCAGCCGTGTTGCTGGCGGCTGGCGCTGCCGGCAAACGAGCCGTGCTGGCACACTCCCGGGTGTTGCTGCACCAACCCTCGGGGCAGGGCAGGGGCACCATTACCGATTTGTCCCTGCAAGCCAAGGAACTGAGCAGAGTGCGTGCCCAGGTTGAGCAGGTACTCAGTAGGCACACCCGTCAAAGTGTTGAAACGCTGAGAGCCGACACCGCACGAGATAAGATTTTCACCGCGGAGGAAGCAATCAACTATGGCCTAGCCGACGCCATCGTCAGTTCTAGGAAGTTACGAAACTAA
- a CDS encoding helix-turn-helix transcriptional regulator — protein MSSKSRLELGQFLRDRRNRLRPFDVGLPSFGRRRTPGLRREEVAQLAGVGVTWYTWLEQGRDIKASGQVLKAIAHALRLDSSEQRHLFTLAGSDSRPAAAECEEVSDHHLAVLEKMLPYPCAIQNGRYDLLAWNRVYRFLIGDVEEGVAGQPRNCLSMVFNDPAWRRAYGERYAEVCHSMVARFRANMAAHLDESDWTELVEQLHTESSYFSDVWQAQQVQQASTEVKIFNSPRVGGLRLQFTTFWLDQQRDTRLMTVTPLDELSANRLAKLDDMMNSEPAVSRRGLAHAA, from the coding sequence ATGAGCAGCAAATCTCGTCTCGAACTTGGTCAGTTCCTGCGTGATCGCCGGAACCGATTACGGCCCTTTGACGTGGGACTCCCCAGCTTCGGTCGCCGTCGCACCCCCGGACTGCGCCGTGAGGAAGTAGCCCAGCTCGCCGGGGTGGGCGTGACCTGGTACACCTGGCTGGAACAAGGCCGAGACATCAAGGCCTCGGGCCAGGTGCTCAAGGCGATCGCTCATGCTTTGCGGTTAGATAGCAGCGAACAACGGCACCTCTTCACCCTGGCGGGTTCTGATAGTCGGCCTGCCGCGGCGGAATGCGAAGAGGTCAGCGATCATCATTTGGCGGTGCTGGAGAAAATGCTGCCCTACCCCTGCGCTATCCAGAATGGTCGTTACGATTTGCTGGCTTGGAACCGGGTCTATCGTTTCTTGATCGGCGATGTTGAGGAGGGAGTAGCCGGTCAGCCTCGCAACTGCCTTTCAATGGTTTTTAACGATCCGGCCTGGCGGAGAGCCTATGGTGAGCGTTATGCCGAAGTCTGCCACAGTATGGTGGCTAGGTTCCGGGCCAATATGGCAGCTCATCTTGATGAATCGGATTGGACCGAACTGGTCGAGCAGCTTCATACGGAGTCGTCCTACTTTTCCGATGTCTGGCAGGCGCAACAAGTTCAGCAGGCCTCTACCGAAGTTAAAATCTTCAATAGCCCCAGGGTAGGCGGGCTACGGCTGCAGTTCACCACCTTCTGGTTGGACCAACAGCGTGACACTCGATTGATGACGGTTACTCCGCTGGATGAACTCTCGGCTAATCGGCTGGCAAAACTTGACGACATGATGAACTCAGAACCTGCGGTGTCGCGTCGTGGCTTGGCTCATGCCGCTTGA
- a CDS encoding chorismate mutase, whose translation MSSTHEEFDPTASSLAGQVAPEVMAELLAVRSSIDNFDAALVHLLAERFKATQRVGVLKARHQLPAGDPDREAAQIERLKALAEEAQLDPAFAEKFLNFIISEVIRNHRAISQTQNPAASELNDQS comes from the coding sequence ATGAGTTCGACGCACGAAGAATTTGACCCTACGGCAAGCTCGCTCGCTGGCCAAGTGGCTCCCGAGGTGATGGCGGAGCTACTTGCGGTTCGATCGAGCATTGATAATTTTGACGCGGCCCTGGTTCACCTTCTGGCCGAGCGATTCAAGGCCACCCAGCGGGTCGGGGTGCTCAAAGCCCGGCATCAGTTACCTGCCGGTGATCCGGATCGTGAGGCAGCCCAAATCGAGCGGCTCAAGGCATTGGCGGAGGAAGCGCAACTGGACCCCGCCTTCGCGGAGAAATTCTTGAACTTCATCATCTCCGAAGTGATTCGCAACCATCGAGCCATCTCGCAAACCCAAAATCCGGCTGCCAGCGAACTCAATGATCAAAGCTAG
- a CDS encoding DUF4166 domain-containing protein: MSQGIYAQLLGEDFARLQPEVQEYFSLAPGSGYYGLGTGVFDVAGCPQAWLRPFLRLSASEQAFFPEYGEQVPFQIENHSHIDPFGRPSLTARRTLSFPAQQRVFEDTSSIVDGRLIDYVGKHHRLATELSLSVAADRKLRAVSHTSRLFTRQLKLRLPAALDAKAYTLQWWDAEAGKHRIQVKVIHPQIGLILVYAGGFDYQLKPYPAHEAAAHGVPSRLPHSAQPQRWETRS, encoded by the coding sequence GTGAGCCAAGGAATCTATGCCCAGTTGCTGGGCGAGGACTTTGCCCGCTTACAGCCTGAAGTGCAAGAGTACTTCTCACTCGCTCCAGGCTCCGGATACTACGGACTGGGCACCGGAGTCTTCGACGTGGCGGGGTGCCCGCAGGCCTGGTTGCGTCCGTTCCTGCGGTTGAGCGCCAGCGAACAGGCGTTCTTCCCGGAATATGGCGAGCAGGTGCCGTTTCAGATCGAGAACCATTCACATATTGACCCCTTCGGTCGACCAAGCCTGACCGCGCGACGCACGCTGAGCTTCCCAGCCCAGCAGCGCGTCTTCGAGGACACCAGCAGCATTGTGGACGGTCGGTTGATCGACTATGTTGGCAAGCACCATCGCTTAGCCACCGAGCTGAGCTTGTCGGTGGCGGCTGACCGGAAGTTGCGGGCCGTCTCGCATACCAGCAGGCTGTTCACCCGGCAGCTCAAGCTGCGATTACCTGCTGCGCTCGACGCCAAGGCCTACACGCTGCAGTGGTGGGATGCAGAAGCTGGCAAACATCGTATCCAGGTCAAAGTCATTCATCCGCAAATCGGGCTGATCCTGGTCTACGCGGGCGGCTTCGACTATCAGCTCAAACCCTACCCAGCTCACGAAGCGGCGGCACATGGGGTGCCGAGTCGACTCCCCCACTCGGCGCAGCCGCAACGTTGGGAAACCCGCAGCTAA
- a CDS encoding MFS transporter has protein sequence MTLTATPESAKKQRVASYTVWYAGTFLGTFTFGAANLILPSVSAEFNASGAEQSFILSSYSTLLAAILIFAGRLGDRFGRRRLFGLGLLLFAAASVAAAFSDSTAFLISSRASQGIGVGLLMPQILSTIQATSSGALRTRALAVFGAVSGLGTVVGQMVSGGLLSLNLFGQSWRPVMWLSALMALLIFALLRSAQATSSTAPLAMDGFGSALLGLALASFVVSMTLFSTGSVLWLAIALLLISAVLGFCFARWELRVEGQGKIPLAPPALFKVPALRMGLAMNLLFYTGYGAFMFEFSSLTQRGMRYSGLSSGLAIVLFALAFVFTSFYLHRVTARLGKHTMLVGASAQIVALIALGVELMVEGLGVQQWHLQVALVLLGASQALMFGPLVQTVMSQIPSWAAGLSGGLFSTAQQLSFSLGVAVLGGVYFTLSQLEAVGFSGGFAVCMAIQALAAAVFGTLAWRLHRPAKSPSDSVITS, from the coding sequence ATGACTCTTACCGCGACACCCGAATCAGCAAAGAAACAGCGGGTCGCCAGCTACACCGTGTGGTATGCCGGCACCTTTCTCGGCACCTTTACCTTTGGTGCGGCGAACCTCATCCTGCCCTCGGTGTCAGCAGAGTTCAACGCAAGCGGTGCCGAACAAAGTTTCATCCTCAGTTCTTACAGCACTTTGCTGGCGGCCATCCTGATTTTCGCTGGTCGCTTGGGAGACCGCTTCGGTCGCCGTCGCCTCTTCGGACTAGGCTTGCTGCTCTTCGCAGCGGCTTCGGTGGCAGCGGCTTTTAGCGACTCGACGGCCTTCCTGATTAGTAGTCGAGCCAGCCAGGGCATCGGCGTCGGCCTGCTGATGCCGCAGATCCTCTCCACTATCCAAGCGACCTCTAGCGGGGCATTGCGCACCCGGGCCTTAGCCGTTTTCGGCGCAGTCTCGGGGCTTGGCACCGTGGTCGGACAGATGGTCAGTGGCGGCTTGCTGAGCCTGAACCTCTTCGGCCAAAGCTGGCGACCGGTGATGTGGCTCAGCGCGCTAATGGCGCTGCTGATTTTCGCCCTGCTACGTAGCGCCCAAGCGACTAGCTCCACTGCACCGCTGGCGATGGACGGTTTTGGTTCGGCGCTGCTCGGCTTAGCGCTGGCGAGCTTCGTGGTGTCGATGACTTTGTTCTCCACCGGATCCGTGTTGTGGCTTGCGATCGCACTGCTGCTCATCAGCGCCGTCCTCGGTTTCTGCTTCGCCCGTTGGGAATTACGGGTCGAGGGTCAGGGCAAGATCCCGCTGGCACCGCCGGCGCTATTCAAGGTGCCTGCACTGCGAATGGGTTTGGCGATGAACTTACTGTTCTACACCGGCTACGGGGCCTTTATGTTTGAATTCTCATCGCTGACTCAGCGCGGTATGCGTTACAGCGGGCTTTCTTCTGGTTTAGCCATTGTGCTGTTTGCCTTGGCGTTTGTCTTCACTTCCTTTTATTTACATCGGGTTACCGCTCGACTCGGAAAACACACCATGTTGGTCGGCGCGTCGGCGCAGATTGTCGCCCTGATCGCTCTCGGCGTTGAGCTCATGGTCGAGGGCCTCGGTGTCCAGCAATGGCACCTGCAGGTGGCCTTGGTACTGCTCGGCGCCTCGCAAGCACTGATGTTTGGGCCGTTGGTGCAGACCGTGATGAGTCAGATTCCTAGCTGGGCGGCCGGGCTGAGCGGCGGCCTCTTTAGTACTGCTCAGCAACTGAGTTTCTCGCTCGGAGTGGCGGTGCTCGGCGGGGTGTATTTCACCCTCTCGCAACTCGAAGCAGTGGGCTTCTCGGGCGGCTTCGCGGTGTGCATGGCGATTCAGGCTTTGGCTGCCGCGGTTTTTGGCACCTTGGCTTGGCGGTTGCACCGACCCGCCAAGAGCCCCAGCGATAGCGTAATAACAAGCTAA